In the genome of Montipora foliosa isolate CH-2021 chromosome 3, ASM3666993v2, whole genome shotgun sequence, one region contains:
- the LOC137996057 gene encoding uncharacterized protein: protein MADPKASDRVEETSSQVNLAILSSLERLNEGMAQLTDQGREAEEKEDGESLGAGESASVVNIQQDLDKIVKPTDNTEDSREGHDSVLSNYSSLLELDIETKAPKVNNEIAYVANKLYLHRVSTDQCKALIKRHLTPENIKVRLPKCENSIWTQLPARTRASDELQTTQQILLAAIDCQLEVTNRLVNSKASKELLTSALDGLTLSFTANYEMNQRRRDAIKPQFKAEFAKGLCSATNPADKFLFGGDTSKRVKEITELQKSKVCKGKGNPSSRGRNRFVPYSRVYCRGRGRVAVWLPTT from the coding sequence ATGGCTGACCCTAAAGCGAGTGATCGCGTAGAGGAAACTAGTTCGCAAGTTAACCTTGCCATTCTCTCGAGTCTGGAGCGCCTTAATGAAGGTATGGCTCAACTAACCGACCAAGGTCGCGAAGCCGAAGAGAAAGAAGATGGCGAATCACTCGGAGCGGGTGAGAGTGCTTCAGTTGTAAATATCCAACAAGACTTGGACAAAATAGTGAAGCCTACTGATAACACGGAGGACAGCAGAGAAGGTCATGACTCTGTTTTATCGAACTATTCTAGTCTGCTAGAATTAGATATCGAGACCAAGGCACCGAAAGTGAACAATGAAATCGCTTATGTAGCAAACAAGCTCTATTTACACCGAGTTAGTACTGACCAATGTAAAGCACTCATTAAACGTCATCTAACACCAGAAAATATCAAAGTTCGCCTGCCAAAATGCGAAAATAGTATCTGGACTCAGCTACCAGCTCGTACTAGAGCAAGTGATGAGTTGCAAACTACACAACAAATACTACTAGCTGCCATTGATTGTCAGTTAGAGGTGACAAATAGGTTGGTGAATTCCAAAGCTTCGAAGGAATTGTTGACGTCTGCCTTGGATGGGTTAACTTTGTCCTTTACGGCCAACTATGAGATGAACCAAAGGCGGCGAGATGCAATTAAACCGCAGTTCAAGGCAGAATTTGCCAAAGGTTTATGCAGTGCTACTAACCCGGCTGACAAATTCCTGTTTGGAGGAGACACATCCAAACGAGTGAAGGAAATTACTGAGCTCCAGAAGAGCAAGGTATGCAAAGGCAAGGGGAATCCAAGTTCTCGTGGGCGGAATCGTTTTGTCCCCTATTCGAGGGTATATTGTAGAGGTAGAGGCAGAGTTGCAGTCTGGTTACCAACAACCTAA
- the LOC137997579 gene encoding uncharacterized protein isoform X1, whose product MCEQWREREVKENIFADFYDGGIWKDFLQYKGEDFPAVPRNLAFAINVDWFQPFKRRNDRSVGVIYLVLLNLPREQRFRWENIIVAGIIPEMSKEPKSLNTFLAPIVDELQALWKGVKLSTSSCNTHLTYRGAPLLAAADLPAIRKLCGFKGYAAHRGCSKCFKYFLGSFKDKTDYSGFDRDTWPPRHISSHRRHAEMVRKASTQTQKEQLATKYGVYYSSLLQLEYFDAVKFTAIDPMHNLFLGTAKHVFKLWTKKNLLTKKDLKVLEERIHSFDVGTGFGRLPYRIASNYGGYTASQWKNWTLVYSMYCLQGLLPVSHLRCWQTFVLACQYLSSPVVSEVDILKADMLFVKFGERFERIFRKKSVTPNMHLHCHLKECIADCGPVHAFWCFSFERFNGILGSMQVNGRSVEVQLMRKLLAGRFVWDAKFPTEFKDTFMPFFTQERSDPAESLIVKNATALFNSACCLNLGDFQWSNLTHVTLPRSFKHFALDLDELRVLLHCYKTLYPHETIELPFLSRVARKYSNIMLGTEKFGSKMDCRNLRSARIMASWTVSDGLIDISAARRPGIVTFYIVHNVKINEEFVQHVFAVVWWNKADEDQDYFGKPVQVWKLDEYEPCGPALFMPVQRIAQRYACCSVTLHEQAKLVISPLPRLFH is encoded by the coding sequence ATGTGTGAACAGTGGCGAGAACGTGAAGTGAAAGAGAACATTTTTGCAGATTTCTATGATGGTGGCATCTGGAAAGATTTTCTTCAATACAAGGGAGAAGATTTCCCGGCTGTACCCAGAAACCTTGCCTTTGCAATTAATGTGGATTGGTTTCAACCTTTTAAGAGGAGAAATGACAGATCTGTGGGAGTAATTTATTTAGTTCTTCTCAACCTACCCAGGGAGCAGCGGTTCAGATGGGAGAACATCATAGTTGCAGGAATCATACCTGAAATGAGCAAGGAACCTAAATCACTCAATACTTTTTTGGCTCCAATTGTCGATGAATTACAGGCATTGTGGAAAGGTGTGAAACTTTCAACCAGTTCATGCAATACCCATCTTACTTACCGTGGTGCACCTCTTTTAGCAGCAGCAGACCTCCCGGCCATACGAAAGCTGTGTGGTTTTAAAGGATATGCTGCACACCGGGGttgttcaaagtgtttcaagtACTTCCTTGGAAGTTTTAAAGACAAGACAGACTATTCTGGTTTTGACAGGGATACTTGGCCTCCACGACACATTAGCAGTCATAGAAGGCATGCAGAAATGGTACGAAAAGCTTCTACTCAAACGCAGAAAGAGCAACTAGCCACAAAGTATGGAGTTTATTACAGTTCTCTATTACAGCTTGAGTACTTTGATGCAGTAAAATTTACAGCTATTGATCCCATGCATAATCTGTTTTTGGGAACAGCAAAGCATGTCTTCAAACTATGGACTAAGAAGAACTTACTAACAAAGAAAGATCTCAAAGTACTAGAAGAGCGTATCCATTCCTTTGATGTTGGAACAGGTTTTGGTCGTCTTCCCTATCGTATTGCCTCAAACTATGGTGGTTATACTGCTTCGCAATGGAAGAACTGGACACTTGTGTATTCAATGTATTGTTTGCAAGGTCTACTTCCAGTAAGCCATTTGAGATGCTGGCAAACTTTTGTCCTTGCCTGCCAGTATTTATCTTCACCAGTTGTTTCTGAGGTTGACATTCTGAAGGCTGACATGCTGTTCGTAAAGTTTGGAGAACGATTTGAACGTATATTTAGAAAGAAGTCTGTGACACCAAACATGCACCTCCACTGTCACTTAAAAGAATGCATTGCTGATTGCGGACCAGTTCATGCATTCTGGTGCTTCAGCTTTGAACGTTTTAATGGAATTCTGGGATCAATGCAGGTGAATGGCAGGTCGGTTGAGGTACAATTAATGAGAAAACTTCTGGCTGGACGATTTGTCTGGGATGCTAAATTTCCTACCGAATTCAAAGATACCTTTATGCCTTTCTTTACCCAAGAAAGGAGTGATCCTGCTGAAAGTTTAATTGTGAAAAACGCTACTGCACTGTTTAATAGTGCATGTTGCTTGAATTTGGGAGACTTTCAGTGGAGTAATCTTACCCATGTTACTCTTCCAAGATCATTCAAGCACTTCGCATTGGATCTTGATGAGCTGAGGGTGCTTCTTCACTGCTACAAAACATTGTATCCTCATGAAACAATTGAACTGCCCTTTTTGTCCAGGGTTGCCAGGAAGTATTCAAACATTATGCTTGGAACTGAAAAATTTGGTTCAAAGATGGACTGTCGTAATCTGCGATCAGCTCGAATAATGGCTTCTTGGACTGTCTCTGATGGCTTGATTGATATTTCTGCAGCTAGAAGACCAGGAATAGTAACTTTCTATATTGTGCACAATGTAAAGattaatgaagaatttgttcaGCATGTGTTTGCTGTTGTTTGGTGGAATAAAGCTGATGAAGATCAGGATTACTTTGGAAAACCTGTTCAGGTTTGGAAGCTTGATGAATATGAACCCTGTGGACCTGCTTTGTTTATGCCTGTGCAACGCATTGCACAAAGGTATGCTTGCTGTTCAGTGACACTACATGAACAAGCTAAATTAGTAATCAGTCCACTTCCAAGATTATTTCATTAA
- the LOC137996056 gene encoding uncharacterized protein yields MQLSPAAKEELKWWCDNVRHVYRKIQHATYSHSFQVDASDSGWGIACTTDESLQSHGIWSQEQRSLHINVRELYAVFICLTVFCKEMSDIHIRFEIDNTTSVSYVNGMGGCKSAAYDVVARKIWDWCIERGLWLSAVHIPGTMNVKADALSRRHNSDREWMLNKDMFSRLCKIFPGLTIDLFASILNHRLPRYVSWGPDSQAVSVDALNISWKGETFYAFPPFSLISRCLEKVVCDQAEGVLVVPAWPTQTWYTRIVQMLISQPVVMVWTKEPSLLIQPSSPRTHNMQGRLKLMAFQVSGDTIKCRAFLNTLPTYLSIHGDLPLRNSIQFILTNGLYSVVQGKLLHFRQI; encoded by the coding sequence ATGCAACTATCTCCTGCTGCCAAAGAAGAACTAAAGTGGTGGTGTGATAATGTTAGGCATGTGTATCGTAAAATCCAACATGCCACTTATTCCCATAGTTTTCAGGTTGATGCTAGTGACAGCGGCTGGGGTATCGCTTGCACTACTGACGAATCCCTCCAGTCCCATGGGATTTGGTCCCAGGAACAAAGATCCCTTCATATCAATGTAAGAGAATTGTATGCTGTGTTTATTTGCCTGACTGTTTTTTGCAAAGAGATGTCTGACATCCATATCAGGTTTGAGATTGACAACACTACTTCTGTTTCTTACGTGAATGGTATGGGTGGCTGCAAGTCAGCCGCCTACGATGTAGTGGCCAGGAAAATATGGGACTGGTGTATCGAGAGAGGTTTATGGTTAAGTGCTGTGCATATACCGGGTACCATGAATGTTAAGGCGGATGCATTGTCTAGAAGGCACAATTCTGATCGTGAATGGATGCTCAATAAGGACATGTTCTCCAGGCTTTGTAAGATTTTCCCAGGTCTTACCATTGACCTGTTTGCGTCAATACTGAACCATCGTTTACCTCGTTATGTTTCATGGGGTCCCGATTCTCAAGCGGTTTCAGTTGATGCCCTTAACATATCATGGAAAGGTGAAACGTTTTATGCCTTTCCTCCGTTTAGTTTGATCTCACGTTGCTTGGAGAAAGTGGTCTGCGACCAAGCGGAAGGAGTGTTAGTGGTGCCAGCATGGCCCACTCAAACGTGGTACACCAGAATTGTACAGATGCTAATCAGCCAGCCGGTGGTGATGGTCTGGACGAAAGAGCCAAGTCTGCTAATACAACCATCAAGTCCGCGGACTCACAACATGCAAGGTCGTTTGAAGTTGATGGCTTTCCAAGTATCAGGAGATACTATCAAATGCAGGGCTTTTCTGAACACATTACCGACGTATTTGTCAATTCATGGTGACCTGCCACTCAGAAACAGTATACAGTTTATATTAACAAATGGGCTATATTCTGTGGTACAAGGAAAACTGCTCCATTTTCGCCAGATTTAA